In Eubacteriales bacterium mix99, the DNA window GAGGAAGCAGAAAATCTTCTTGGTTTTTGCGGGGTTTATCCGTCCGCTATTCTGGCACTTACCTTTACCAATAAAGCTGCCAGGGAAATGAAGACACGGATTACCCGTTTGGTGGGAGAGGATGCTTCCGCGATCTGGATCAGTACGTTTCACTCCGCCTGTGTGCGTATTTTGCGCAGGGACATTGATAAACTCGGCTATACCCGCAGCTTTGTCATTTACGACGATACGGATCAGCTTACCGTCATCAGGGATTGTCTCAGGGAACGGAATATCAATGAAAAGTACTTTCCGCCAAAAGAGGTCCGGGCTGCCATAGGAAGCCTGAAGGATGATCTGAAAAGTCCGGAGGATTATGCAAAGGAGGTAACAGGCCAGTACCGGGAGGAGAAGCTTGCCGGCATTTATTCTGCGTACGAAGTGAGCCTGAAGAAGAACAACGCTCTGGATTTTGATGATTTGCTGAACAAAACCCTGGAGCTGTTTTACCTTCATCCGGATGTACTGGATTATTATAGGAATAAATTTCATTATATACTGGTAGATGAATATCAGGATACCAATTTTGCCCAGTATATGCTGGTTAAGCTGCTGTCTGATACCTGTCAGAATATCTGTGTGGTAGGAGATGATGATCAATCCATCTATCGCTGGAGAGGTGCGGATATCCGCAATATCCTGGAGTTTGAAAAGGATTTTCCACATGCCCGGGTTGTCAAGCTGGAGGAAAATTATCGTTCCTGCCAGAGGATTCTGGATGCGGCCAACCACGTGATCCGCAATAACAGCCACCGCAAGGAGAAAAGCCTCTGGACCCGGAGGGGAGAGGGAGAGCCCATCCGGATCTGCAAAACATTCAATGAGCAGCAGGAAGCAGAGTTTGTCTGTGATGAGATTAAAAAGCATATCAGCACAGGCGGGAGGGCCGGGGACATTGCCATCCTTTACCGGATGAATGCGCAGTCCCGTATTCTGGAAGAAGCTTTCATGAAATATGCGGTTCCCTATAACATTTATGGCGGTCTTCGATTCTATGACCGGAAGGAGATCAAGGATCTCATTGCCTATCTGCGTTTATTGGACAACCCTTCCGATGATGTCAGCCTTCAACGGATTATCAATGTACCGAAGCGGGGAATAGGAAGCGTGACCTTATCTGCCTTGCAGGAGGCGGCTGCCCAAAGAGACAGCAGTATGCTCGATATCATATCGGACCTGGAGGACTATGGCGTTCTTTCCGGCAGAACGGCAGGCAGGGTAAAGGAGTTCGGAGAGTTGATTTCTGATCTGAAAGCGGAAAAGGGATCCCGGACCCTGACGGATTTTATCAGCGATCTGCTGCAGAAAACCGGTTATCTGAATGCCCTGGAGAAAGAGAATTCCATTGATTCCGAGGGCAGGTTGGAAAATATTCAGGAATTTGTATCAGCTGCCAGGGAATTTGAGAATAATAATCCGGAAGGCAGTCTGACGGATTTCCTGGAAAACATTGCACTGGTATCCGACATCGACCGAATGGAAGAAGACCCGGGGGAGGGAAAGTCCTCCGTTTCCATGATGACCCTTCACAGTGCCAAAGGGCTGGAGTTTCCCATTGTATTTCTGGTAGGCCTGGAGGAAGGTCTGTTTCCCCATTCCCGATCCATGGATTCGGAAGAGGAATTGGAGGAGGAAAGGCGACTTTGCTATGTCGGCATCACCCGGGCGAAAGACCGGCTGTATCTTACCCATACGGCCCAAAGGACCTTGTATGGGACCCCCAATCTGAACATGCCTTCCCGATTTTTAAAGGAGATTCCGGAGGAGCTGACGGAGAAGGTTGGTATGGAAGCCGGGGAATCCGTCTATGGCAGAATGGCAGCCGGAGTGCCTTTTCACAGCCCTCGGGTCCGGCGTCCTGCGGGATCTGGATCTGTGGAAGGGACTGGTCTGCCGGGGAGCAGCCCGTCTTCCTCCGCAAGACTGGATGGGACCCCGGCATCCTGTGGTGCTGCACCTTCCGGCAGGGGGAAAGCCGGCCGGTTCCAGCCGGGGGATAAGGTGTACCATACCAAGTTCGGCAACGGAACCGTTGTGACGGCGGAGGGGAAGGGAAGCAGTCTTACCATCAAGGTGGCTTTTATACAGGGCGGAATACGCAGCTTTGCTGCAGAGCTTGCCCCCTTGAAGAGAATTTAGACAAAAAGGATTCCATAATTATTTGAGAGGAGTCGACAGGATGGACGAAGACAGAATGGGGAGTCCTTCGGAGAGGATCCGGGACAGGATCCGGGATCTGCGCCGTCAGATTGGATACCATAACGATCGATATTATAATCAGGACGATCCGGTGATTTCAGATTATGAATACGATCAGCTTTCCCTGGAACTGAGAAGATTGGAGCGGGAGCATCCCGAATACGCAGATGCGAACTCTCCCACGCAAAAGGTGGGAGGGACCGCCAGGCGGGAATTAAAAAAGATAAAGCATGATGTGCCGGTGGTCAGCCTTCAGGATGTATTTTCGAAAGGGGAAATTGTCGGATTCGTGGAGCGGATGCAGACAGAGCTGAAGGAACCTGTCTTTGTGGTGGAGAGAAAAGTGGATGGCCTGTCTGTCGTTCTTCGTTATTATGATGGAATCCTGAAGGAGGGCATTACAAGGGGAGACGGATCGGTGGGCGAGTCCGTCTATCAAAATATTCTGGAGATTTCATCCATTCCAAAAACCATTCCCGCAAAGCTGCCTTATCTGGAAGTACGTGGTGAGATTTATATGTCCACGGAAGCGTTTGAAAAGGCCAATCAAAAGCAGGCGGAGATCGGGGGCCGCGTCTACCGGACGGCGAGAAACCTGGCTGCCGGGACCCTGCGGCAGCTGAATTCTGCCGTGGTAAGGGAAAGGGACCTGGATATCTATGTTTTTAATCTGGAGGTATCCCGGGGCAGGGATTTCCATTCCCACTCGGAGACCCTGAACTGGCTGTCCCGGCAGGGATTTCCGGTCAGCCCGGATTTTGCGGTCTGCAAAACGGCAGGGGAAGTGTGGGACAATATTCAAAAAATAGGGGAAACCAGATGGGACCTTTCCTTTGGCATTGATGGGGCAGTTGTCAAGGTGGACAGTCTGGAGGACCGGAAACGGTTGGGCATGACCAGCAAGGTACCCCGTTGGGCCATTGCCTTCAAATATCCGCCGGAGCAGAAGGAAACCACTGTGGAGGATATCCGGATCCAGGTGGGACGTACCGGGAGGCTGACTCCCCTGGCGGTGCTGAAGCCGATTCGGCTGGCAGGCACATTGGTTTCCAGGGCTTCTCTCCATAATCAGGACTATATGGACGCAAAGGATATTCGCATTGGCGATACGGTGATCGTTCAAAAAGCCGGTGACATTATTCCGGAGATTTTGCAGAGTCTTCCGGAAAAGCGTCCGGAAGGAACGAAGCGTTTTGTGATCCCGTCCACCTGTCCCATATGCGGTTCTCCGGCACTGCGGGATGAAAACGGTGCGGATATCCGTTGTACCGGAACCAATTGCTTTACCCAGGCAGTCCGCAGGATCATCTATTTTGCCTGCAAGGATGCCATGAATATCGATGGTTTTGGGCCCAGTACCGCAGAAGCCCTCATGACAGGAGGCTATATCAAGGATTTTGCGGACATCTATCATCTGAAGGATTTCCGTGAAGAATTGATTGAGAAAGGGCTCATTGGAAAGGAAAAGGGAACTGATAATCTTCTGAACGCCATTGATGCCTCCAGGGAGAACGATATTGACCGGCTGATCACCGGACTTGGCATCCGCAATGTAGGAAAACAATCCGCCAGGGTCCTTGCCATGCACTTTCCGGATATGGATGCCCTGGCCCATGCAACCTATGAGCAATTGATTGTGCTGCCGGATTTCGGGGATATTATGGTACAGGATATTCTGGATTATTTTGGCCGGGAAGATGCCCACGTGCTTCTGGAGCGGCTGAGGGAAGCCGGCGTAAACATGATATCCCGGATAGCGGAACGAACCGTGGACCGGCGTCTGGCCGGCAAGACCTTTGTTCTGACCGGTACTCTTCCGTCCATGACCCGGGAAGAGGCTTCCGAGCTGATTCAAAA includes these proteins:
- a CDS encoding 3'-5' exonuclease, whose amino-acid sequence is METTDTVRKYCSLRDRIFERLYDHLNDMQRQAVLTTEGPLLVLAGAGSGKTTVLTNRVAHIVRFGDAYQGKAVPGNLTDRDIVVLENCLKDLCAGKKQIPEEAENLLGFCGVYPSAILALTFTNKAAREMKTRITRLVGEDASAIWISTFHSACVRILRRDIDKLGYTRSFVIYDDTDQLTVIRDCLRERNINEKYFPPKEVRAAIGSLKDDLKSPEDYAKEVTGQYREEKLAGIYSAYEVSLKKNNALDFDDLLNKTLELFYLHPDVLDYYRNKFHYILVDEYQDTNFAQYMLVKLLSDTCQNICVVGDDDQSIYRWRGADIRNILEFEKDFPHARVVKLEENYRSCQRILDAANHVIRNNSHRKEKSLWTRRGEGEPIRICKTFNEQQEAEFVCDEIKKHISTGGRAGDIAILYRMNAQSRILEEAFMKYAVPYNIYGGLRFYDRKEIKDLIAYLRLLDNPSDDVSLQRIINVPKRGIGSVTLSALQEAAAQRDSSMLDIISDLEDYGVLSGRTAGRVKEFGELISDLKAEKGSRTLTDFISDLLQKTGYLNALEKENSIDSEGRLENIQEFVSAAREFENNNPEGSLTDFLENIALVSDIDRMEEDPGEGKSSVSMMTLHSAKGLEFPIVFLVGLEEGLFPHSRSMDSEEELEEERRLCYVGITRAKDRLYLTHTAQRTLYGTPNLNMPSRFLKEIPEELTEKVGMEAGESVYGRMAAGVPFHSPRVRRPAGSGSVEGTGLPGSSPSSSARLDGTPASCGAAPSGRGKAGRFQPGDKVYHTKFGNGTVVTAEGKGSSLTIKVAFIQGGIRSFAAELAPLKRI
- the ligA gene encoding NAD-dependent DNA ligase LigA translates to MDEDRMGSPSERIRDRIRDLRRQIGYHNDRYYNQDDPVISDYEYDQLSLELRRLEREHPEYADANSPTQKVGGTARRELKKIKHDVPVVSLQDVFSKGEIVGFVERMQTELKEPVFVVERKVDGLSVVLRYYDGILKEGITRGDGSVGESVYQNILEISSIPKTIPAKLPYLEVRGEIYMSTEAFEKANQKQAEIGGRVYRTARNLAAGTLRQLNSAVVRERDLDIYVFNLEVSRGRDFHSHSETLNWLSRQGFPVSPDFAVCKTAGEVWDNIQKIGETRWDLSFGIDGAVVKVDSLEDRKRLGMTSKVPRWAIAFKYPPEQKETTVEDIRIQVGRTGRLTPLAVLKPIRLAGTLVSRASLHNQDYMDAKDIRIGDTVIVQKAGDIIPEILQSLPEKRPEGTKRFVIPSTCPICGSPALRDENGADIRCTGTNCFTQAVRRIIYFACKDAMNIDGFGPSTAEALMTGGYIKDFADIYHLKDFREELIEKGLIGKEKGTDNLLNAIDASRENDIDRLITGLGIRNVGKQSARVLAMHFPDMDALAHATYEQLIVLPDFGDIMVQDILDYFGREDAHVLLERLREAGVNMISRIAERTVDRRLAGKTFVLTGTLPSMTREEASELIQNYGGRVSGSVSRKTSYILAGEEAGSKLTKAQELGIPVLTEEGLMNLLK